TGTTCATCGCTTATAAAACATTACATTTGCGTTAACGAAGATAGATTTTAAATTTTTTAAAAAGCAATCATTCGTAGTAAAAAGTAACAAACTGAAAAAATAAATTACCAGCAGCTTTGTTATACTTTTTATTTAACCAACGTTAAACGTGAACCACTATTATTACGCGAATTAAAAAATGAATCCAACACCTAAAATAATTTTACTTTTTGCCTTGTTTATTGCAGTAATTTCTCCGAATTGTTTTGCCCAGGCCCCTCCATTTCTTGCTTTAAAAGATGATGAATGGGTGCAGCAACAACTCGAAAAAATGAGTATTGAAGAACGCATTGGCCAGTTAATGATGATTACGGTTTACCCGGAACAGAATGAGGCAAGTAAGGCCATTTATAAAAAAAGGATAGAAACATGGAAGCCGGGAGGAATATTGGTTATGCAAGGCTCGCCAAGCAAAACTACCAGCTGGATTAATCAGTTTCAGGATGTTTCTGAAACTCCCTTACTGGTAGCTATTGATGGCGAATGGGGCCCCGCCATGCGCATTGACAGCACTATTGTGTACCCATACGCTCAATCGTTGGGAGCAGTGCAAGACTCCTCATTGCTTTACCAAATGGGCGCCGACATAGCCTGCCAGTTAAAACAAATGGGTATTCACATGAATTTTGCACCGGTAGCCGATATTAATACCAATCCCAAAAACCCGGTAATTGGGTTTCGTTCGTTTGGCGAAAACAGACAAAATGTAGCACAAAAGGCGTGGATGCTTGCTAAAGGAATGCAAGATAATTTGGTTATTCCGGTTGCCAAACATTTTCCCGGACATGGCGATACAAAAACCGATTCGCACAAAACACTCCCCTTAATCCCCCACGCTAAAAACCGCATCGACAGTATTGAAAGCTATCCTTTCAGGTATTTATCAGATCGTGGAATAAGCGGAATTATGTCGGGACATTTAAATGTTCCGTCACTCGATGAATCGGGAAAAACCTCATCCTTATCCGAAAAAATAATAACCAATTATCTGAAAAAAGAAATTGGGTTTAAGGGTTTTGTTGTAACCGATGCCATTACTATGAATGGGGTTAAAGCAGAACCGGGCCGGGCGGAATTGGAGGCTCTGATAGCAGGTAACGATATGGTGGAATTTGTTCCGGATGTGGCCAAGGTGGTTGAAACGGTAAAAAAAGCCATCGAGAATGGAGAAATAAGCGAAGAGGAAATTAATGAAAAATGCCGAACTGTTTTAGCCTTAAAACGATGGGCCGGATTACACCAATACCAACCAGCCAAAATTAAAAACCTTTACGAATACCTCAATCAACCCAACTTCCAGGTCACGTACCGAAAATTGATAAAACAATCGCTTGCTGTGCTTATTAATAATTCAACGCTTCCGTTGCAAAACCTCGAAGACCTAAAAATTGCGACAATAAACCTTGGCGGCGAGCAAAAATCAGCTTTTCAAAAAATGCTGAAGAAGTACACGGCTATGGATCATTTTTCGTTACCTCAGAATGCCACTGAACCAAGCTGGGCTGCACTTCGCCATAAACTCGATAATTATAATTTGGTAATTGCCGGAATTAGTGGAATTAATAAATATTCATCAAAGCAGTATGGTATTTCCGAAATTCAGCAAAAGGCAGTTGCCGATTTGGTAAACGAGAAAAACACAGTATTTGCCTTTTTCGGCAATGCATACGCCTTAAAACATTTTTCGAACATTCACCATGCAAAGGCACTGGTTGTGGCGCACCAGGACAATAACCTTACGCAGGAACTGGCGGCTCAACTTATTTTTGGAGCATTTGATTCTAAGGGCAAATTACCTGTTACTATTGACAAGCGTTTTGTTGTGGGCAATGGTCTTCCGCTTAAAGCAAATCAAAGTTTATCGTACACCATCCCGGAGGAAGCAGGGATGAACTCATTGGTTTTAAACAAGAAAATTGACTCGCTGGCCACGCTGGGCATTTCTGAAGGTGCTTTTCCGGGGTGCCAGGTGTTGGTAGCTAAAAACGGACAGGTGGTACTGCACAACTGCTATGGCTACCATACCTACGACAGTATAAACCCTGTAACAAAAAAAAACATTTACGACTGGGCATCGGTAACCAAAGTAACCGGGCCTTTACCAGCCATTATGAAATTGGTGGATGAAAAAAAAATAAACCTCAACGATAAATTCAGCAAATACTGGCCCGATTTTATTGGCAGCAACAAAGAACATATTAGTTTTCGAGAGGTATTGGCGCACCAGGCCCGCCTGGCCTCGTGGATTGCCTTTTGGACCATGACTCTGCAGGAAGATGGGACATTGAACAAAAATGTGTTCAAAAAAAACCCAAGCACCCAATTCAATATCCGGGTGTCAAACGGCATTTGTATGAACAGCGATTTCAAAAAAACAATGTTTGACACTATTCGAAATTCGGAGCTGGAAAAAAGAAAAAGATACCTGTATTCGGGATTAAGCTTTTACCTGTATCCTGAAATAATTGAAAACCTGACCCAAACCCCATACGAGGATTATTTAAAAAGCACCTTTTTTGCTCCATTAGGAGCAAGCACAATAACATTTAATGCTTACCAACATTTCCCCTTGCAACAGATAATACCAACCGAGGTAGACGATTTTTTCAGAATGGAAAAAATGCATGGTTATGTGCACGACGAAGGAGCTGCAATGATGGGAGGCATTTCGGGCAATGCCGGGCTGTTTGGTAATACAAACGATTTAGCTAAGCTCTTTCAGCTTTACTTGCAGAAAGGCTATTTTGGTGGCCGCCGTTATATTTCCGAGTCAACCATTAATGAGTTTACACGCATTCAGTTTCCTGAAAACGAAAACCGCAGAGGCTTAGGTTTCGACAAACCATTAATTGACAACCATAAAAACAAGCTGGAAGATGCTTACCCCGCAATATCTAGTAGCGCAGCCAGTTTTGGGCACAGCGGTTATACCGGAACCTTTGCCTGGGCCGACCCTGAAAACCAATTGCTCTTTATTTTTATGTCGAACCGTGTTTACCCAACCCGAAATAATACCAAACTTTACAAATTGAACATTCGCACGGCAATGCACCAGGCTATTTACGATAGCATTTATACACCATAAAAAAGTATCCTTAAAAAATGTTAACTGCCATTTTTCCAAACCTGTTATACAACATATTTTCAAAACAAAAACACACTAACACACAACCAATTACATTTTTTTAACCAATTTCTTATTCACATAATGCATGGCTTTCCTAATAACATTTAACAATAGCTGTGCATGACGCTTTTATTATTAAATTATTAATTCTATTTTTAATGCACGTTCTTTACAATAACAATAAATATTAATTAATAA
Above is a genomic segment from uncultured Draconibacterium sp. containing:
- a CDS encoding glycoside hydrolase family 3 N-terminal domain-containing protein, with amino-acid sequence MNPTPKIILLFALFIAVISPNCFAQAPPFLALKDDEWVQQQLEKMSIEERIGQLMMITVYPEQNEASKAIYKKRIETWKPGGILVMQGSPSKTTSWINQFQDVSETPLLVAIDGEWGPAMRIDSTIVYPYAQSLGAVQDSSLLYQMGADIACQLKQMGIHMNFAPVADINTNPKNPVIGFRSFGENRQNVAQKAWMLAKGMQDNLVIPVAKHFPGHGDTKTDSHKTLPLIPHAKNRIDSIESYPFRYLSDRGISGIMSGHLNVPSLDESGKTSSLSEKIITNYLKKEIGFKGFVVTDAITMNGVKAEPGRAELEALIAGNDMVEFVPDVAKVVETVKKAIENGEISEEEINEKCRTVLALKRWAGLHQYQPAKIKNLYEYLNQPNFQVTYRKLIKQSLAVLINNSTLPLQNLEDLKIATINLGGEQKSAFQKMLKKYTAMDHFSLPQNATEPSWAALRHKLDNYNLVIAGISGINKYSSKQYGISEIQQKAVADLVNEKNTVFAFFGNAYALKHFSNIHHAKALVVAHQDNNLTQELAAQLIFGAFDSKGKLPVTIDKRFVVGNGLPLKANQSLSYTIPEEAGMNSLVLNKKIDSLATLGISEGAFPGCQVLVAKNGQVVLHNCYGYHTYDSINPVTKKNIYDWASVTKVTGPLPAIMKLVDEKKINLNDKFSKYWPDFIGSNKEHISFREVLAHQARLASWIAFWTMTLQEDGTLNKNVFKKNPSTQFNIRVSNGICMNSDFKKTMFDTIRNSELEKRKRYLYSGLSFYLYPEIIENLTQTPYEDYLKSTFFAPLGASTITFNAYQHFPLQQIIPTEVDDFFRMEKMHGYVHDEGAAMMGGISGNAGLFGNTNDLAKLFQLYLQKGYFGGRRYISESTINEFTRIQFPENENRRGLGFDKPLIDNHKNKLEDAYPAISSSAASFGHSGYTGTFAWADPENQLLFIFMSNRVYPTRNNTKLYKLNIRTAMHQAIYDSIYTP